CCGTTGTTTATGAAAACAAGCTCAAACATTTAACCTTAAGCGAACAAAACGCCCTAAAACCCAAAGAAAAGAGTATTCTTATTTTTACCGCCATAAGCCATGCAAAAGCCTTTTTACACTATTTTGAATTTTTAGAAAATTACACCGCTATAAGCATTGGCAACACGACCGCTCTTTATTTGCAAGAGCAAGGCATTCAAAGTTATACCGCCAAAAAGCCCTCCTTAGAAGCGTGTTTAGAACTGGCTTTAAGTTTGAGAATTAAGGAATGTTAAAAACATCTCATTATAATGCTCTCAGTTATTTTTTAAAGGATGATGCATGAATTTTGTCTTTTTATGGGCCGCTTTAGGGGGGGCTATAGGGAGTTCGTTAAGGTATTTTGTGGGCAAAATGATGCCCAGTAAATTTTTAATGTTTGAAAGTTTCCCTTTAGGGACTTTTAGCGTGAATGTCATAGGGTGTTTTGTCATCGGCTTTATGGGGCATTTGGCTGTTAAAAAAGTTTTTGGCGATGATTTTGGGATTTTCTTTGTCACTGGGGTTTTAGGGGGTTTTACGACCTTTTCTTCTTACGGGCTAGACACTTTAAAGCTCTTGCAAAAATCCCAATACATTGAAGCCATTTCCTATGCCTTAGGCACTAACATTTTAGGGCTTATTGGGGTAGCCATTGGTTGGCTTTTGGCTAAAATTTTGTAGGCATTAATTAAAAAACGCTTTCTAGCGTTTCATTAACGCTTTATTAAAGCAGAGCCTTACAATAGCCACAAAGCCATTTCATCGGCCATGAAAAAATCGCTCGCTACCAATCGGTCATTTTTAATGGAAGCCTTGTTTTCTTCAATCAAAAACTTTACTTTATTTTCATCTAAGAAACTAAGCTCAACCCCCAGCACGCACCTCAAGCCTAAAAACAGCTTTTCTAATCGCTTGTCCTGTTCGCTAAGCGTCTCAATTTGGCGTTTTAGGGGGTCTTTGATGTAATTTTCTATGAGTTTTTTCGCATAAAAGCGCTCATTCGCCACGCAGCCTACAGCCCCAGCCCCGCACCCTAAATAATCTTTAGCCCCCCAGTAAGCTAAATTGTGCTTGACTTGGTAATTTCTAGCGTAATTAGACACTTCGTATTGCTTGAAAGAAAAGCCCTCTAAAACCTCTTTTACCACATTGTCAAAATTGGTGCATGAGGGTTTTTTGGCGTTTTTTTCTAAATTCGTGTTTTTTTCAATACTCAAAGCATAAGCGCTCAAGTGGTTGATAGGGAGTTCTTTAGCGAGTTTTAGTTCTTCTTTTAGAGAGTTTTCATTGTCTAATGGGGTGTTATAAATCAAATCAATGCTGATATTTTCAATCCCGCTTTTTAAAATAGTTTCTATCACAGGAGCGATATTTTTGGAATGTTGGCGCTCTAAAAACAATAATTTATCCTCCCTAAAACTTTGCACCCCTAAACTCAAGCGGTTGATCCCTAAATCTTTTAAGCCTTGACACCAAGCTTTAGAAATCAATTCGGGGTTAGCTTCAGTGGTGATCTCACAATCCATGCTCAAGCTTGCATTTTGATGGATGCTTTCAAAAATCCTTTCAAAAGACTTCACGCTTAAAGTGTTAGGCGTGCCGCCGCCAATAAAAACGCTCTCAATGGGTTCATCAGTTTGGCTTAAGGCATGCTTTAAATCCAGGCATAGCGCTTGAGTGTATTCTTCTTTTAGCCCATGCTTATCTTCATAGGAATTGAAAGCGCAATAACCGCATTTATTTTCACAAAAGGGGATATGAATGTATAAAATCATATTTATTTCTCTCATTTTCATTTCATTTTAAGCGAAACTTAAACTTGTAATTGTATCATTTTAAGATTATTTTGATAAGCATGAGGAGACAAACTATGAAAAAGGTTATTATGGCTTTAGGCGTTTTAGCGTTCGCAAACGCTTTAATGGCAACAGATGTTAAGGCTCTTGCAAAAACTTGTGCCGCTTGCCATGGGGTTAAGTTTGAAAAGAAAGCTTTAGGCAAAAGCAAAATCGTTAATATGATGAGTGAAGCAGAAATTGAAAAAGATCTTATGGATTTTAAAAGCGGTGCCAACAAGAATCCTGTCATGACCGCACAAGCTAAAAAATTGAGCGATGAAGATATCAAAGCTTTAGCCAAATACATCCCCACTCTCAAATAAACCCTTTTAGTTTTAATAGCACTGTTTGGGTGCTATTAAAATGAGTTTCAAGCCCTTTTTTTTAATTTTTGATTTTAATGGCGTTCTTAACCCTACTTAAAGCCAGCATGCACTATAATACGATCTTAATCAAACAAGAAAGAGCTAAAATAAAGACCTATGCTACATAAGAAATATCGTCCTAATGTTGCGGCCATTATCATGTCGCCAAATTACCCTAACACATGCGAAATTTTTATCGCTGAGCGCATAGATATTGAGGGGGCGTGGCAATTCCCCCAAGGGGGCATTGATGAGGGCGAAACCCCTTTAGAAGCACTCCATAGAGAATTATTAGAAGAAATTGGCACGAATGAAATAGAGATTTTAGCGCAATACCCTAGATGGATCGCCTATGATTTCCCAAGCAATATGGAGCATAAATTCTATTCGTTTGACGGGCAAAAGCAACGCTATTTTTTAGTGCGCCTAAAGCATGCCAACAACATTGATTTGAACAAACACACGCCAGAATTTAGAGCCTATCAATTCATTCACCTTAAGGATTTGCTTAAAAAAATCGTTCCCTTTAAACGTCAAGTGTATCGCCAAGTCATTGCTTATTTCAAAAGAGAGGGGTATTTAGGGTGTTAATCGTTCAAAAATACGGTGGCACGAGCATGGGTAGCGTGGAAAGGATCCACAATGTCGCTCAAAGGGTTTTAGAAAGCGTTAAATTAGGGCATCAGGTGGTGGTGGTGGTTTCGGCGATGAGCGGCGAAACCGATAGGCTTTTAGAATTTGGCAAGAATTTTAGCCATAACCCTAACAAGCGAGAAATGGATAGGATTGTAAGCACGGGGGAATTGATTTCAAGCGCGGCTTTGAGCATGGCGTTAGAAAGGTATGGGCATAGAGCCATTTCATTGAGCGGGAAAGAAGCAGGCATTTTAACCAGCTCGCATTTTCAAAACGCCGTGATCCAATCCATTGACACCAAACGCATCGCAGAGCTTTTAGAAAAAAACTACATTGTGGTGATCGCTGGGTTTCAAGGCGCTGATATTCAAGGCGAAACAACGACTTTAGGGCGTGGGGGGAGCGATTTGAGCGCGGTCGCTTTAGCCGGGGCTTTAAAAGCGCATTTGTGCGAAATTTATACGGATGTGGATGGCATTTATACCACTGATCCGCGCATTGAAGAAAAGGCTCAAAAAATCACGCAAATCAGCTATGATGAAATGCTTGAACTGGCTTCTATGGGGGCTAAAGTTTTATTAAACCGCTCGGTAGAATTGGCCAAAAAACTCAGCGTGAAGTTAGTGACTCGCAATTCGTTTAACCATAGTGAAGGCACGCTCATTGTGGCTGAAAAAGACTTTAAAGGAGAACGCATGGAAACCCCTATAGTGAGTGGGATCGCATTGGATAAAAATCAGGCTCGTGTGAGCATGGAGGGCGTAGAAGACAGGCCAGGCATTGCCGCTGAAATCTTTGGCGCTTTAGCGGAGTATCGTATTAATGTGGATATGATCGTCCAAACGATCGGCAGAGACGGGAAAACCGATTTGGATTTTACGATCGTTAAAACCCAAATAGAAGAAACCAAGCAAGCCTTAAAGCCTTTTTTAGCGCAAATGGATTCCATTGATTATGATGAAAATATCGCTAAAGTTTCCATAGTGGGCGTGGGCATGAAGTCGCATTCTGGGGTAGCAAGTATCGCTTTTAAAGCCCTAGCCAAAGACAATATCAATATCATGATGATTTCTACAAGCGAGATTAAAATTTCGGTTTTGATTGATATTAAATACGCTGAATTAGCCGTTAGAACTTTGCATGCGGTGTATCAACTGGATCAATGAAAAATTTCTACGACTGGATTAAGGAATTTGTGCGCGATCAAGGGGAATTTATCGCCCAACAAAGCGGGTGGTTGGAATTGGAGCGATCCAGTTATGCCAAACTTATTGCGCAAACCATCTCGCATGTGCTTAATGGCGGATCGCTGTTAGTGAGCGCTGATTCTTCTAGGCATTGGTTTTTAAATTACATTCTTTCTAACCTAAACCCCAAAGATTTAAAAGAGCGCCCCTTATTGTCAGTCATTGATTTTAACGCTTCTTCTTTCTACCCCAAAAACGACGCAAATCTCTCTCTAGCCACCATAGAGATGACTTATCAAAACCCCATGTTTTGGCATGTTGGGAGGGTTGAAAATGAAGGCTTGAAAACGATACTACTGAGTAAAATCCCTAGTTTTTTATGGCTTTTTGAAGAGCTTAAAGAAGATTGCTTGCTTTTAAAAGAGCATGACATCTTATTGGATTATAAATTATTGCAACTCTTCAAACTCTTTGAAAACGCGCTTTTTAGCACGCTATACAATAAGATCACTCTGTGAAAAACTTCAACCGCCTTATTTATACGGACAATCTTGAAGAGAGCCTAGAAGAGGTTGCAAGTCTTTTCAGGTGCCACATTAAATTCTACACCGAGATCATTGAAAAAGACAAAAAGGTGATCAAAACTTTTAACAAGGATTTTAAAATAGAGCATGCCAAAGAAGTTATTTCAAAAGCTCATTTAAAACACAGCGAACCAAACGCCTTTTTAATCGCTGCGCCCAGCTATGGCATAGAAGCCCAAAACGCGCTTTTAAAAATTTTAGAAGAACCCCCAAATAATGTTTGTTTTATCATGTTTGCTAAAAGCCCAAACCATGTTTTAGCCACCATTAAATCCCGCTTGATCAAAGAAGACAAACGCCAAAAAATCCCCCTAAAACCTTTGGATTTGGATTTATCTAGGTTGGATTTGAAAGACATTTATGCGTTTTTAAAAAATTTAGACAAAGAAAATTTTGATTCCAGAGAAAATCAGAGAGAAAGGATTGAAAGCCTGTTAGAGAGTATTCACAGACACCAAATCTATTTGAGCGAGCAAGAATTGCAAGCCTTTGACTTAGCGATCAAGGCTAACAGCTCTTATTACAAGCTCAGCTATAATCTTTTACCCCTGCTTTTAAGCCTTTTATCCAAAAAGAAAACGCCATGATTGTAAAACGCCTTAACCCTGATGCGCTCAAAAACGCTTTACAAAAAATAGGTCCAGAAAAGATCGCGCAAGATCGCATGCGCCAAAAAGGCGTTAGCTTTGTTTTTGAAATCCAACACCTGCCCTTAAGCGCTGCGCTCATTTTAAAGCAAGAGGCCATAAGCGTTGGGGGCGATTTTGCCACGCCAAGAGATTGTATTTTAGCCAAAGAGCCTTTTTATGATGGGGTGCTGATTGCGAGCGCTAAGCAATTAGAACGCCTTATTGTGAAGTGCCATTCCCAACCCTTTGGGCTTAAACATTTAGTGCAAGAATTAAAAAGCCATCTCAAAGCCCCTAAGCCTAACGCCCCACAGATCATGGCAATCTTGAATCTCACGCCGGATAGTTTCTATGAAAAGAGCCGTTTTGATAGCAAAAAAGCACTTGAAGAAATCTATCAATTACTAGAAAAGGGTATCACGCTCATTGATATAGGCGCAGCTAGTTCAAGACCGCAGAGTGAAATCATTGATCCAAAAACAGAGCAGGATCGCTTAAAAGAAATTTTATTAGAAATCAAATCCCAAAAACTCTACCAATGCGCCCATTTTAGCATAGACACCTACCATGCTAAAACCGCCCAAATGGCTTTGGAGCATTGTTTTTCCATCCTTAATGATGTGAGCGGTTTTAATAGTATTGAAATGCTAGAAGTCGCAAGAGATTACCAGCCCACTTGCATTTTAATGCACGCTCAAAAAACCCCCAAAGACATGCAAGAAAATGTTTTTTACCACAATTTGTTTGATGAAATGGATCGCTTCTTTAAGGAAAAATTAGAGGTTTTAGAAAAATATGCGTTACAAGATATTATTTTAGATATTGGGTTTGGATTCGCTAAATTAAAAGAGCATAATTTAGCCTTAATCAAGCATTTAAGCCACTTTCTTAAGTTCAAAAAACCCCTATTGGTGGGAGCGAGTCGTAAAAACACGATCGGGCTTATCACCGGGCGTGAAGTTCAAAACCGGCTCGCTGGCACTTTGAGTTTGCATTTAATGGCGCTGCAAAATGGAGCGAGTATTTTAAGAGTGCATGATATTGATGAACATATAGATTTAATCAAAGTGTTTAAGAGTCTGGAAGAAACGGATTGAACCCAAATTTGAGTTTTGATCCCGCTGGGCGTTGGTTATCATCAAAACGCTCAAAAGCGTTTTTAATGATCAATCCTTGATTAATCTTTAAAGGATCACATCCATCGTTGAAGGGTTGTTGTAAGCGTTTTGGTAGCGTTGCAAAAAAGCGTTATGGTTGGTAGCGTTAAAGGTTTGTAGGGCTTTTTTGTGCAAGCCATTTACCGGTTGTTTGGGGGCGTTTTCCACTTCTTTAGAGAATTTCCCATTATAAAAATCCGTCAAACTATAGAGCGACTGAGCGGCAAGGCGTTTTTGGCTCTCATCCATTCCGGCCGTGGCCCTTAAAAAAGCCTCATACTCTCTATCGCTCATCAATTCTAAAACCAAAAAGCCGTAAGTCTCTCGCTTGTCAGGGTTAAAGGGGAGGTTTTCTGTTGGAGCGTCCTTTTTTTCTCGCTCTACTTTTTCTGTGCTTTCAATAGGAGCTAGGTCTTCTTTAGGAGCGCTTTTAGCGTTTAAAAGCCCGTAGAGGTTAGAATCAAACTGATTGATAGAAGAAACAGCCATGTGAATTTCCTGAAATTGAATTTTACGCTGATATTAAGCAAAATCCATTCCCTAATGAGACTAAAAAAATTTAAAAAGCTTAAAAGAGTTTTCTAATAGTGGCATTCAAACCCTTTAAAAAGGGTCTAGGAGTTTATTTTCAAAAAGGATTCGTGTTTTTATGTTTTCATATTTCTATAAGGAGTTTGAAATGCTGAAGCTTCTAGAATGATTCTAGACAAAACAAAAGGTAAAACTCCTAGAACATTGTTATAACATGATTTTACCAATCAATGCAACTTTTATACTTTTAGAGCTTAAAAACTTTAAGTCTTAATTAGAGATTTTAGGTTAAACTACCCTAAAAATCTTTAATCTATGAGCAAAAAGCATGCGTAATACCATTTTATTTGGCGTTTCAATGATACTCTTGGCGAATTTATGCTTTGGAATCATGAGCGCGTTTGTTAAAATCACAGCGGATTATTTTTCCCCTATGGAAAATGTGTTTTACCGCTCCATTACCATGACGCTTTTACTCTTGCTTATTTATCCTTTCAAACCCTACCGCTTGAAGAGTTACAAACAAGGCGGTTTTAAAAAGCTCGCTTTTAGGGTCGTTGTGGGGGGTTTAGCCATGCTAGCGTTTTTTTATAATATTGAAAAAATTTCGCTCGCTACAGCAACGGCTTTTTCGCAATGCGCGCCGATTTATACGGTGCTTCTTTCCCCTTTTCTTTTGAAAGAAAAGCTCAAAAGAAGCGCGTTAATTTCTGCATGCATCGGGCTAGTGGGGGTGGTGTTGATTTCAGATCCTAGCGTGGAAAATGTGGGGCCGGTTGAAATTATTATGGGCTTATTGAGCGGGATCTTTGTGTCTTTAGCGTATATCACTTTAAGGGATTTGAGGGAATATTATGACAAACAAGCCGTGATTTTAGCGTTCGCCTTTGGCATGAGCCTTCTTGGGTTAGCGGGCATGTTCATTGATATTCCTTTTTTATCCACAGGCATTCATATCCCTAGAAAAGAAGACATTTTGTGGATTTCTTTAATAGGGATTAGCGGGACTTTAGGGCAGTATTTCTTAACTTATGCTTACATGAACGCTCCTGCTGGAATCATTGCCCCGATTGAATACACCCGCATTGTTTGGGGGCTGTTGTTTGGGCTGTATTTGGGCGATACATTTTTGGATCTTAAAAGCTCTTTGGGGGTGGCTTTGATTTTATGTTCAGGCTTACTCATTGCCTTGCCCGCTCTTTTAAAAGAATTAAAAAAAATTTAAGTCATGCAACTAAGCCCCTTACAAAGCGCTCTGTTATATTTTAGCTACTTTATTTATCCAGAGAAAAAAACAAGAATCTTTGATTTAAGCGATTTAGTCTTTATCGTCATGGTTTTTTTAGTCCTGGCTTTGGGGCTGTTGATGAGTAAAGAAATTTCTATCAGCTACAATGAAGCGAAGGATTTTTTTTATAGCAGCGCATGGTTTGTTCAAATCGCTCAAAAAAGCACCGCCATTTTAGGTCAAAACGATTTGGCTTTGAGATTGCCTTTTTTGATCGCTCATCTCATTAACATGTTTTTATTTTATTTAATAGGGCGAAAGATTTTAAAAAAGCCTAAAGACGCTCTCTATGTGGTATTGACTTACGCTTTATTGCCTGGAGTGAATCTCTTTGCGATTTTATTGGCTAAAAGCGTGTTGGTGTTAAGCCTTGGGCTTTTGATTAGCTATTTATATATCAAAACCCAAAAAATCCCTTATTTAACCCTTAGCGCTTGCGCGTTTTTAGACGGCACGTTCATCCCGCTTTTACTAGGGGTTTTTGCCTACGCTTTAAGAAAACGCTATTTTAAGAGCGCGATCTTTATTTTGGTGGTTTTAATTGTGAATACCGCTCTTTTTAGCGGGAGTTTCAATAAGGGCTTGCCTAGTGGGTATTTTATAGACACATGTTTAGAACTCATGCTTTTATATTCGCCCTTATTGTTCCTCTACTACCCTTATACGCTCTATAAAGCCCTTTTGGATAAAAAGCCATCGTTACTGGCCTTTATGAGCGCAAGCGGTTGGCTTTTCCCTTTGCTTTTGAGCATGCGCCAAGAGATAGATTTAAGAACTTTCGCCCCCTTAGCGTTAATCGGTTTGCCTTTGTTTGTTAAAAGCGTTTTGAATAGCCTTAGGGTGCGTTTAAAGGAATTTAGGGGTCAGTATTATTTGCGCGTTTTCAGTTTGTATCTTTTAATGCTCACTGAAACGCTTTTTTTATGGGGGAGTAAAATTTCTGGCGCTAATGAAAAATTATTAAACCGGCATTTCTTAGCCAAAGAAGTCGCTACAGCCTTGCAATTAAGGGGCATCCATCAAATCCGCACTAACGATAAACAGCTCGCTTTAAGGCTTCAATTTTATGGTATTAAAGAGGGGGGGAGGTTAAGACTGATTAACACTAAGATTTCTAAAAAACGCCCTGATATTACAATTATCTACGCTGATAAAATTCTACAATCTTATAGTTTGGTGCGCCATTAAATTAATTCTTTAAAAAGCGTTTTATCTAAAAAACGATAAAATACACTCTAAAAATAAATAAAATATGCGAGAAAAATCATGAGACTCAAACTAACCCATATAAACCATATAAGCCATAAGATTGCCAACGACTTTATCCATTCAAAATTATTAGAATTAAAAGCCCCTAGAGAATTGTTGTGCGAATTGATAGAGGGGATTTTGGAAAAAAGCGTTAAAAAAGAAAACGCCATAGATGAGCAAGCCAGAGAGCTTTTAGAAGAAAACACCGATGAGATAGAATTCATGCGGATGGATGAAAGACAGCTTTTTTGGATGATTAAAAGACAGATCGCTCAAAAAGAGGGCTTCCATTTGTTTTGGGAAGAAAGGTGTAACGATTTATCACACCAGATTTTGAATAAAATCTTAGATGAAGATTTGATCATGTTTAGCGTGTCTGAAAATTTGATAAGGAATTTGATTTACAAATCTATTGACACCTATTCTAAAGCGTATGAAAGCATTGAAAATGAAGTGCATGAAAAAATCAAGCATTATAAACGCAAATTACCCGTAGGGAGCGATGAATACGAGTTGGTGTTTGAAAGGCTCTATGAAGAAGAATTAAGACGCAAGGGCTTCTTATAATGGTCTCTCTCTATTTAGAAAACGGGCTTTTTTTACAAGCGCAGAGTTTTGGGGCTAGCGGCACACAAGTGGGCGAGCTTGTTTTTAACACTTCTATGAGCGGCTATCAAGAAGTCATTAGCGACCCTAGCTATAAAGGGCAATTTGTGGTTTTTAGCATGCCTGAAATTGGGGTTGTGGGCGCTAATTCTAAAGATGATGAATCCTTTTTTTCATGCGCAGGGGTTTTAGCGCGCCATTACAACGAATTTTTTTCTAATTCAAGGGCGGATTTTAGCTTGAGCGTTTATTTAAAAAAGCGCGGTGTTTTAGGGATTTGCGGGGTTAATACCAGGAGTTTGATTAAAACCTTACGCCATCATGGGTGCTTGATGATGGTCGCTTCCACGATCGAGCATGACAAAAACAAGCTTGAAAAAATTTTAAAAAACGCCCCTAGAATTTCTCACTCCCCCTTAGTGTCTAGCGTTTCTACGCAAAAAATCACCACGCACCAGCGCGCGGCTTTTGATTTCAAAACCCTAGATTACAAGCCTTTTGATGAAAAAACCTCTCATAAAATTATTGCGGTGCTAGACTTTGGGGCTAAGGGCAATATTTTAAACGAGCTTCAAAATGTGGGGTTAAAAGCCCTTATTTACCCGCACCACACTAAAGCGAACGAGCTGATTGAGGCCTATGAAAAAAAAGAAATTAGCGGGATTTTTCTCTCTAACGGGCCAGGCGATCCTTTGAGTTTGCAACAAGAAATTGAAGAAATCAAACAACTCATTAACGCTAAAATCCCCATGTTTGGCATTTGCTTAGGGCATCAATTGCTCTCTATCGCGCAAGGCTACCCTACTTACAAGCTCAAATTTGGCCATCATGGGAGCAACCACCCCGTTAAAAACCTAAAAACAAACGCCGTTGAAATCACCGCGCAAAACCACAACTATTGCGTCCCTGAAGAAATTGAAGAAATCGCTATTATCACGCACCGCAATCTTTTTGACAACACCATTGAGGGCGTGCGTTATAAAAATGCTCCCATTATTTCTGTCCAGCACCACCCAGAAAGCAGCCCCGGCCCCAAAGAGAGCCGCTATATTTTTAAGGAATTTGTGGAATTGTTAAAGGGTTTTTAGGGGTTTTTTAAAACAGCACCTATAGAAGTTGAAAAAGCGCTTTAAAAATAGATTTAAATCTTTTTATCAAAAAATCTCGCATTTACTCTAAATTAGTTTTCTTGCAATAGTATTCTCTCGCAATAACTATTATTGTTATTGCGATAAAACTTTTAGAAGGAGTTATTATGGGAAGTATCGGTAGTATGGGCAAACCTATTGAAGGGTTTTTAGTGGCAGCCATTCAGTTTCCTGTGCCAATTGTCAATAGCCGTAAGGATATTGATCACAATATTGAAAGCATTATTAGAACCTTGCATGCGACTAAAGCGGGGTATCCGGGAGTGGAACTTATCATTTTCCCTGAATATAGCACGCAAGGTTTGAATACCGCTAAGTGGCTCAGTGAAGAGTTTTTATTAGATGTCCCGGGTAAAGAGACAGAAGCTTACGCTCAAGCGTGTAAAGAGGCGAAAGTTTATGGTGTTTTTTCAATCATGGAACGCAATCCTGATTCTAACAAAAACCCCTACAACACCGCTATTATCATTGATCCGCAAGGTAAAATCATTTTAAAATACCGCAAGCTATTCCCATGGAATCCCATTGAACCATGGTATCCTGGGGATTTAGGAATGCCTGTGTGCGAGGGGCCGGGCGGATCAAAATTAGCCGTGTGCATTTGCCATGACGGCATGATTCCAGAGCTCGCTAGAGAAGCGGCCTATAAAGGGTGCAATGTGTATATCCGCATTTCAGGCTATAGCACTCAAGTCAATGATCAATGGATTTTGACCAACCGCTCCAACGCATGGCACAATTTGATGTATACCGTGAGCGTGAATTTAGCCGGCTATGATAATGTCTTTTACTACTTTGGCGAAGGGCAAATCTGTAACTTTGATGGCACGACTCTTGTTCAAGGGCACCGCAACCCTTGGGAGATTGTAACCGGGGAAATCTACCCTAAAATGGCAGACAACGCCCGCT
The window above is part of the Helicobacter pylori genome. Proteins encoded here:
- a CDS encoding formamidase, yielding MGSIGSMGKPIEGFLVAAIQFPVPIVNSRKDIDHNIESIIRTLHATKAGYPGVELIIFPEYSTQGLNTAKWLSEEFLLDVPGKETEAYAQACKEAKVYGVFSIMERNPDSNKNPYNTAIIIDPQGKIILKYRKLFPWNPIEPWYPGDLGMPVCEGPGGSKLAVCICHDGMIPELAREAAYKGCNVYIRISGYSTQVNDQWILTNRSNAWHNLMYTVSVNLAGYDNVFYYFGEGQICNFDGTTLVQGHRNPWEIVTGEIYPKMADNARLSWGLENNIYNLGHRGYVAKPGGEHDAGLTYIKDLAAGKYKLPWEDHMKIKDGSIYGYPTTGGRFGK